The DNA region GCCTGGAGCGACTTGGGTTTCCTTGCGCGCGCAGGAAATGGAAGGGCTGGCGCGGACGTTTTTAATCGCAGCGCCGCTGATCGAAGAAAATCCGGACCTGATGGTGCGTGGCATCAACGTGCGCGACTATTACGCACGCCAGATTCTGCAGGCGTGCGATCCGTCGTCGCCGACGTTCATGGGCCATGCGGAGGATATCGCGCGTGCGAATGGCGGACAGCTGGCGCAGCAACTGGTGGAAGTCGCTGCGCTCTGTATCGGGCTGATGAGCGCGCGAACGAGCGTTTGGAGCCAGTATTCTGAAATGGAGCGTGCGACGATCGCGGCGTGTTTTCACGACCATGCGCATGGGAAAACGCATCCGCACAACTGGCGGTTCTTCAACGTGCTCACGGGGGCCTTTCTTGAAGCGAACGAGGTGGCTGTGGATGCGGTGGCGATGGATGGGCACCTTCATGCGTTGATGGCGTTCTATGCGGGTGACGGCTGGTACCGGGACGGACTGGAGTTCGATTATTATTCGGCGTGGGCCTTTCAATTTTACGGCGCTTTGTGGTGCGACTGGACCGGGTATCAAAGGCGACCGGAAACCGCCCGGATGATCGAGCGAAGGCACGGGGAGCTCATGGCGGTGTATCCGCATTTTTTTGGCCGTAACGGGGAGTCGCTGCTTTGGGGAAGAAGCGCGATTTACCGCTGCGCCGCCTCATCGCCGCTGGTCGCCGCTTTTCGTTTGAGGGAGACGCCAATAGATCCCGGCTGGGCGCGACGCATCGCGTCGGGGAATCTTCTGCAGTTTCTTGGACGCGACGATCTTTGGATGGATGAGATTCCGAGTCTCGGATTTTTCGGCCCGTGCGATCCGGTTCTCCAAAGCTACAGCTGCGCGGCGAGTCCGTTCTGGCTCGCGAAGATTTTTCAGGCGCTGAGTTTGCCGAAGGATTCCCCATTTTGGACCGCAGTTGAAAACGAAGGCGAGTGGCCGCGGTTGGGGAGTGGCGTGCAGACGGTTTTGCTGGAAAGGCCCGGGCTGATGGCGACGATCCATGGCTCGACTGGCGCGGCGGAGTGTCGCCCGGGAAAATTGGCGCTGGCGCAATCGTGGTATCAACGCCTCGCGTTCAACACGGCTTTTCCGTGGGAAGCGGACGATGAAGCGGGGGCGACGGCGATGAGTTACTCGCTGCGGCGGCTGGGCGAAGATTCTTCGGAGGCGGCCGGCAAATGGGCGACGCCGGTGGCGATGCGGCACGGAGGGTTTCGCGATGGGGTGTTGTACCGGCAGATTATCTTTCGAAGAAATTCGCCCATGCCGGACGTGGTCATCGATCTGGCGGATATCGTAATCCCCGGCGGAGTGCTGCGGGTCGATCGTGTGCGTGCGGACGGAGAATGTGAGCTCCGGCTCGGACATTTTGGTCTGCCGCATCTGCACGGAATGGCACCGGAAATTCGCGAATGGAGGGAAGATGGGGCGCAGTTTGCGACAGCGGTATGCGGAGAGCGGGGACTTTTGCTTGCGACTTATCGCGGGTGGAGCGGTGTCGCGGCGCAGGTACACACCTGCAAGAATGTAGAAGCCGAGACGAGCACGGTGCTCTATGCGGTGCGATCCC from Nibricoccus aquaticus includes:
- a CDS encoding DUF2264 domain-containing protein, with amino-acid sequence MRFVPENPDFRLSPFSGMAREHWVQAAVFLLEGVFAHLGNVREPLVFPRRSPEAYPRPGATWVSLRAQEMEGLARTFLIAAPLIEENPDLMVRGINVRDYYARQILQACDPSSPTFMGHAEDIARANGGQLAQQLVEVAALCIGLMSARTSVWSQYSEMERATIAACFHDHAHGKTHPHNWRFFNVLTGAFLEANEVAVDAVAMDGHLHALMAFYAGDGWYRDGLEFDYYSAWAFQFYGALWCDWTGYQRRPETARMIERRHGELMAVYPHFFGRNGESLLWGRSAIYRCAASSPLVAAFRLRETPIDPGWARRIASGNLLQFLGRDDLWMDEIPSLGFFGPCDPVLQSYSCAASPFWLAKIFQALSLPKDSPFWTAVENEGEWPRLGSGVQTVLLERPGLMATIHGSTGAAECRPGKLALAQSWYQRLAFNTAFPWEADDEAGATAMSYSLRRLGEDSSEAAGKWATPVAMRHGGFRDGVLYRQIIFRRNSPMPDVVIDLADIVIPGGVLRVDRVRADGECELRLGHFGLPHLHGMAPEIREWREDGAQFATAVCGERGLLLATYRGWSGVAAQVHTCKNVEAETSTVLYAVRSRGERMAEVSLLVTLMLHRTDGRHWTASETDLVREIVPATDCEAGVTVCFKDGEERTVDFSRIEGRLGG